The genomic stretch tgaaacaagtAAACTGTAATgaatatatattgttatattccagaaacaagagagaggaCGCAGCGGCAGATCGACGAACCCGAGCGAGGAAGTCTCGTCAGAAAGTGAAGTAAGTGGCTGTTGAGTAGAAGTCTgattataacaaaataaactattcacgcaaaaatacaaacacttaCTAGTTTATACCTCTGTCAATATaacaatacatataaaaaacacaagGCATCAGCATGTTGATGGAtaaactagagctgcaatgattatttgattgattgattagtcaATCGATAGAAaattcatttcagaaaataaaaaaaataatagaaaaatgccaaaattctctggttccagcctCTCAGAtgaatacaatataatacaaacaaatattttctggtttctttagatGGTAGATAGATGAACTAAATAGTGAAACAACATATCTCTGGATTGTTGACTGTTGTCATCTTTTGGCTTcaggaaacagtgattgatgtttttcacaatttgctgacattttatagaccaaacgacaataagaaaaataatcaaaagattaattgaaaatgaaaataatatctAGTTGCAGCCGTAGGATAAACATTCATTGTGATAAAAGGTGAACTTGTTTGCTTGTTAAAAAGAATGTTGTCTGAAGtctgaaaaaatgtttatattgttttatatcacctggaaaaaaatgtttaaaatgttaaatagggTGTACTGTGTGCCGATATCCTTTATAATCTAAACAGACACTGTAGGTGTGGCTGGTATTCTCTGTTTGACAGTTTGTTTCTGCTCATACAGGAGAACAGAAATGCAGCTGAGGCATGATGAAATCAGGACGAAATATGGTGAgacacatttcctgtttgtgGTTTGAGTGGGttcatacatatacattttcaatataaaatatgtgGCGGTGCTTAGTTTgtaatacaacaacaacaacaacaccaacaacaacaacaacagtataataaatacaaatctgGAAAAGGGAAATAACCTTTATACTTGAGCAGGTGTTCCAAAAACAGGGGCAACTAAAAACAATTGGACAACATCAACGCGAACATAAACAAATGTGACCCTGTAGCGCCATCTTCTGGAGAAAACAATCCAGTGTACATATTTGATGTAGAATTCAGTTTTTTAGACAACACTTTTTTCgaagatatttttttttggaaaacaagTCAAATATGCAACTCATCTACATATTTAATACTCCAGATTGTTTCTAGCTGTACTGAAATGGTTACAATACATTGTTCTCCATTGCTCTCTTTAGGTCTGGCAAAGGATAATCCATACGCTCGTATGGACAACAATTAAGAAGAATTCCAGCGATTATTCCCTCTAAAAAAAAGCCTCTCGATGATCTTATTGACCCCTGTAACATTAAGATACAGATTATCTCTATTGTGATAGGCTGAATAAGCATGTGATAAACTGTTATTATCGGATTTGATTTTATTGTGtcagttactttaaaaaaaaaaaaaaaatgttctgaaaTCCTTTTGACTGAGTGTGCACTATATTTCAAACACTGTCCCATATGTTATTTCATCATTGTTAACATTTTTGTGAAGATACATAAGTTTTACTTTTCTCATGCAATAAGTTTGGTGCAAATAATTTCAATAAAATCTACTCAGTTAACCTGTAACGGAAACTAAGCACAAACCTGTCAAAACATGTTATTCACCATGACATGCAAACACTCCAACAAGAATGCAATATTGTTCTGCATCTCTGCAGcaaatcagtgtttgtgttgcttcTATTATAActagctgttttgttttcacatatACATATTTGAAATGCACACCATTTAACTGATGTCTatattacaacatttatttttatatcaagTGTTAATTTGTAACCTGAATGTAACATGTTTTACATGGTTAATAAATGTCTGTATTATTCCagaagtttctttttcttttaagagCAGTTGTGGATCTTAAATTACATGTGAAGTGTTTAATTTCTGTGCACAAGACAGATTATGGACCatacatttcaaaattaaatgaataaatgtttttttgcttctttctttttttttgcattataacAATAACATCAAATTTGAACTGCATAAGTCACAACTTACCATATTTTCCATCTCATCCCTACCCCAAACTCAGAAACAAAGCAGAAATTTCAgaaaggaaagggggaaaaaagaaacaatgcaTCACTAAAAGAAAGTACAAATGCACAAATCCACCTTATCATTTCACTCAAGTACCTATTAAAGAAACATACTCAACTTGAGGAAATATTTTTCTGCCCTATTCACATTGTTTCTTACAATGCAGTCTTTTCTAATGCAGAATCACTTCCTAACTGTCGGCTAATTGTGAAATCAGGCACGTCAGGTGTCATCCAGTTCCTGAGAACCGTTATTGCAATCCGGCACGGCCCTTCTATGAAGCCTGTGAAATCCACAATAGATCTGTGAATCTTCAACCAAAATTGTTGAATTTCAGGGCATACCATTATCCAAAGGAAATGCACATATATGTACGTACCCTCGTCTCCCTTAAATTTCAACAGGATGcagatttaaaacaaactataaCTTTCTGGGTGTTGAGTATTAAGGATGTGACATTTgaaattgttgttttgatttaattaattttaaagaatcggttcacaatttttcatgtctgtcttaaaacaacagtcaggtgtacaaatgaacactgacagagGTCAACCTccctgtaatcattcctcctgttcatactggctgttaaaagtGTAGTAGCAAATTAACAGTCCAATAATtcgttattttaaaaagttaaagtttcaaaaggtccaaacagaaaaatcaccaAGAGTTGTCCAGCTGAATGCACTTAGAGTTAGAGAAATGATACAATGATCCCagataaatgtttccttttatagTGATAATTGTCTGACCATCATGGGAAAGTGGGAAATCCCCTTTGCCCAAGTaaatttcaaccaatcagattccttccaaaacaacttttcttggCATCGATCACATAATGCTCCCTCCGTTCAAAACTCCAGTCACAGGTGCATGGAGTTTTTCAGAGTGTGGCCTTGAAACTTCAGTGTTTTATACAGGGGTtacttcagttcagtttcttctATACAAGGGTTACCACTTACTTATTCACTATAGGCCATCTCAATTATAATACTGTTTTGTGACTTTTGTTGCTGcattctcattttaaaagataataataataaaagtgtaatacatttaatcacatatattTCAGGGTATATTCATCAGATCATCAAATGTGCTTATTCACTCAGTaagtgcagaatcacatacacctccTTTTATCATAATGCCCTCAGTTTTGATTATCTTTAGCAaataacaatcaataatcaagtaccctttaagcagatacaacattgttcatttttagtatttatcacccaaattttacactacaaaatATATCCTTCAAATGTACTTTAAATGTAAGTGACAGGGTCCATTATCCACAGTATGTCCATATGTTCATTTAGTGCAAAAATTACTTCAAAGGTCTATGTGAAAGtctatgaggcttcagcagtctcagttagtcatatcaagtagatatctgccacatttacagtctttttaaccATCAAATTCGCTTTTTGTGTGTCCTTAGAcaatgttttcctgttgagctgcggTAGTAACAAAAGGTATATAGTATAGTAGAAGTATAGTAAAAGTatggtaacaaaaagagggactttggcactgaAAAGACTGTAAGGTTGAAAGATATCTAATAGATTGGACTCATTTGGACgcctgaagcttcatattagtgTTCAATGTTCCTTTGggcatctgactgttgtttgaagacagacttgaaaaactgtgaacctgtcctttaatacAAATATTGGACAACATTTGAGAGCTGCTGTAGATTTAATCTCATTAATAAGAAATATGAATGCTGACaccatcattatttttaaaaagtggaatacttattgatttattgatcctgttgttattattattacagagcTCATTTATTCTCAGAAAAAATCTCTCCCTCTGTTACTCATTGGAAGGAGGttgattttaattaataaatgatttgGATCCTTCAAACAAaactttcttactttttgaGAGTCTTTCTCAGAGCTTTCTTTGCAGAGGGGCCCTTTTGTTTCACTTATATCGCGGGAATGCGCAAATTAGCTTGCGTGCTCACGTATCCGCGGCCCCGAGGAAACAGGGAACACGTGACCACTTTGGACGAATTACGTTTTAAATTTCAGTGCGCGCTCCCGGTCCAAACGACAGAGCCGACGGGACAGATACCCCGCTCAGTGTTAGCAATCCGTCTTCACGTTATCCATAAAACCTGCAGGATGTCCGAAGAAAAGCCAAAGGTCAGTACCTGCGTCTCTACCGAGGACCATTGTGTTGACTTTTAAGTGCAGATGATGCTAGCCGCAAGTTAATATGAGCGTGTATTGCTAAGCTACCAGTTTCCAGGCTACAGATGGCGCATTTGAGCGGGCAGAAAACAAAGGTTGACCAATTTGCGGATCTTTTGACTTCATGCGCACACGCTTCGTTTTGCACTGCACACTTTATATAACACAAAGAGCCTCTTGCTGCTTCGTGTTGGTTTGCTGTTGAAGTGTTTGTACTTTTGTTGGTGTCAGAGATTTCAAGTTAAACGAGTGATTCGTGCGTTTCCTTTCATTTGCGCCATTGTGGCTTTCTGCGCCAGTTTGAACACGGGCTAGCTTGCTATGCTAACCATCGGAAGGACCGGATAAGCTTTTATGTGACGTTGTTTGCGGTGTGTTTTGAATGCTGCAGACTGCCTTCAGGACGAAGCTTGTCTTTGCAAATGCTGCTAATTTATCCGGCTAGTTGAGTTAGCTGTttatcaatgtgtgtgtgctcggtTACCGGTTTGTCGCCGCTGATGACGACTGTGTTTGTTGCAGGAAGGCGTGAAGACGGAGAACGACCACATTAACCTCAAGGTAGCTGGTCAGGATGGGTCGGTCGTACAGTTTAAAATCAAGAGGCACACTCCGCTCAGCAAACTCATGAAGGCATACTGCGAAAGACAGGTAAGTTGTCCTGAAAGACTGCAGCTTTCATTCTGATATTAGCATCCATTACccgtgtgtctgtctgttagcTTTGTTTACATCTCTAACGGGATGCTAAAAGCTCTCTGAAATGTTGcatatgtgttttctgtctcttacAGGGATTGTCAATCCGTCAGATAAGGTTTAGGTTTGATGGACAACCAATTAATGAAACAGACACACCTGCACAGGTTGGTGACTCCTCAATTTTCACAACATGTTCAGTAATGCTTTACTAACCCACCTAGTCCACTCATGTAGAGGATTATTGTGTGGGATTGATTTTGTTAAAGGAACCCATGTGTTTCTGGGATCAGTTGTCAGTcatattaagtttttttttattttttatggctGAGTGGCAAGATATGCAATTCAGAAATATCttaaattgtcttaaaagcatgcatcagttttgttaaaatgtacatattgttttatgtaatttaaaattacatttgcatCATTTATTTAACCAAAAGAAAGACTAAAGGCTCCCGATAATGTCAAATGGTAtaaccacaaaataatattaaatattttatccaccaaCAGTGTATATAggtgtacttatacaaataattacttcattaaaaacatggaaatgttCATGAtttccatgattccccagattaaatttaatatttagaacaattgtattaccttttatttaatataaaaaaaagttgcaatCTAAGATCATGCCAAATTTACCTGTCATTTACCCATACATTAACATGTGCTAGCACCTACAGTAAGTATTGACCTCCTTAGGAAGCATGCATTACTCACGGCTGGAGATGATAAACTAtgatatttctccttttttctgtatttttgttgccTATGCTGCTCTTGAGCTGTGTAGGGGAGTGTAGATATGCTACATTATACAAATGTGGTAGGAAATGATGGAAAGTGTTTTCCACAAGATacatttacaattattttaataccACATGGACATGAAATGTTATGCTGTGATAATTTGCCATTTTATCATTATTGGCTGGCGTTTTACTGGTTGTTCAATTGCAGATATGATCATTCACAAGCTGATATTTTTTGGACTTCAGATAACTAAACTGGTGAAGTAAAAGTCAAATACAGTATAGTAGGATAAGACCGCCTATAAGGTGTATTAATAAGTTTCAttcttaatattattttttgctgtAAATAACACACCACATACATGTTACATTTATGTTGCAATTTACATTCAGCACTGTTTATTTTCATGCGTTGAAAGGACAAATTAATTACATTCACAGGCAACAAACCATGCCTATTCAGTTTGAGTGTTTACTGTAATTTTGgctgattttaaatgttaacgTTTAACAGAGTTGACGGCAAAGAATACAGTTCATCCGCTAGCAGTATAAAGCCACCAGTATACGTCAGAACTTCTCTCTAGgtggttaaattaaaaaaacctgcCATAGGCAAGCtcattttttcattctttattcaAGTATTTGTGTCATTTCATGTCAACTGTAAATACcccatatttaaacaatattgtGTCTTTCTCTCGCTATGGTGGTCGACTTTACACTCAACATTCAAGTGTGGCCTTTCGGAAAAactattaacactattgacgtcCAATTTCTTTTTGAAGATGACCTGATCCTTAGTGCATCCGTTCCTGACCTGGATGATCACAACTCTGAGGAATTAACAATGATTCCTTGTTTTATGTACCtcagttttctattttttcatatatattcatTCTAATTATCCACAACCTACTGATAAGTGTGCTCACAGGACATTGCACCTCTTGTAGTGAGAAAAATTTACAGAATTTCACGAtatacatttaaacactgtTACATATAAATCTCAATGTCTAAGTTGTTTTAGACTGTTAATAGTGAAGTCAAAGTGTTTATGACTATTACAACCTAATTTAACCAAACCAAATTTAATCaagtgcacatttttatatattctgaCTTTCTCTTTAAGAAAAGTCATACAATTTCACACTAAAATTATTGCgtgtttttaatgctttcaaatgtaaaaatggacCAGACTTGACGTTAGGGTTGAATGGAGCATGTCAGTCatactctgtgtgttttttctggtgTAGGAGCAGTTTCAAGTTactaattatttattaattatttaactgGATAAGGAAAATGCAATGTTACTGGTCTAAGTACTTGCAGAACAGATTGTGCTCAGAATGCAGATCAGCCAAACCGAAACAGGTCGGGTGGTCTCCACAATGATGGTCTCACATTGTGATTGCATCTCAGTCAGGTGTAAATGCAGGCCATATAGCTTGACCACAGTCTTAAAATCTACCAAAAAAACTGCATAGCAAGGTGAAAGGTCAATTCAGCTTCTTCTAGTTAGCTCAGGCAAACTTAGAACCACCTCTAAATAGTGTCAGTGAGTCTTCCCttgcaagaaaataaataatgctaAAGATggaaatatacaaacacagaaTTGGAACTGTGACCAGATGTTCAATGTCAGATTTGGGTACTTAATAGTTTGTGTTACTCTTATTACAGACACATGTTGGTCAATAGCTAAAATTATTGTATGTACTTGAGTACTTGatcataaatattattatacCTTGTGATGATGTGCAGTAGATAAAATACCGTCTGTGTTGTTGAATGactaatgtgtaaatgtgtttgtttttacagctggaGATGGAGGATGAAGACACTATTGATGTATTTCAACAACAGACCGGAGGAGCCTATTCTTAAGTGGAATGTGGACTTAACTCTTGGAAGAGCATCCACaccattttttttcatgttgtaattgtttattgctgtttttacttatttctttttttccccactatGCTTGTCTCAATGTCAGGCTTTTCACAGCATAAATAGACAGGAGCATTTTTTTCATTGGGAGCCAAATCCTAGCGTTGAGATGCAGggtctattttctttctttaaacatgttttattcgcATAAATAGAAATTGTCCGAGGCAGGGACAATTCTCAAACTAGATATGGCTTATAATGGAAAAACTCAATGTTCTTTTGATGTCCTCCTGCATGTCTCATTAACAATAAGCTGAACTACATGCcaaattcttttctttttttttgttttccaaatTGTTATGAGCATTTAAATTCAGGATACATGCTCAAGTATTTTAAGAAATGTATGTAATGGGATTGCTTTGGAGGAACATTTCTGGATGGGAGGGAGCGGTTATTCTGTCCATAAGTGGGAGAGACTTATTTCTCATGTAACACATTTTAGTagttgtcgttttttttttttaggaatgtTCAAAATGATTTGATGTATCCATGCCCATTTTACCTTGAGCATTTGCTAAGAAAAATGCTTGTTTACCTCAATACTGTTGCCCTCAATGCAGATTTAACTAAATGGTAAATAAAGTACAGTTATGTTGCTGGACCAAAAATGCTCAATGAACAGTGttcctttacaaaaaaaaaaagggtttggTTAATATATGTAATTTAGATGTAAGAGGCTACTGCGGAACAGTGGTCTTTATCATTACACTAAAGGACAACCGTTATTTTAGGCTGTTAATTCAGTAGTTTCCCACATTTTTAAGATATAAACAAATTACCTTTTACCAGTCTAGATACTGATTGTCTCATCTAAAGTTATATCTCAGACAGTGTGTAGATACGGAGACAATATTAAGTTGCCCGTTTGAATATGTTTGTCCAAAATCCATCCAAACATTCTCAACACCTGCTTAATTGTTTTGACTCTTGTGTTTTGGTAgcaatcatgtttttataagAATGTTCaccttcattttaaaagttgacaTTTGTTAGGTTTTTGAGGGTGACATTGTCATATTCCACAACTTTTTGATTTGTACATTTGGTGTCCCTATAatgtatacaataaatatagttTGATACTCAGCCTCTTGAATTATATGTAGCCtttttacagtatttgtctGAACCTACtataaaattaatatttcagcTGCTACGTCACATGAAATGTTGACATCTTGGGAACATGCAGGCAAACGAAATCCAAAAATGGATTTGTCCAAGCCTATAGTTATGTTAATCTGTTCGCCTCGATTCAATAACAGTCAGAGGAGTTGAGTCTGAAATATTGGAGAAAGTTAAAGCAGCCCGATGCAGATCACGCAGTTCAGTCCTCACACATTAGAGGGCATCGTTGTTCTGAACATTCAATGGATCACTGTTCTCTGAAATCTGCATGTCTGCACTCAGATGAATTACTGTAGTCCTCAAATTTAAACACAAAGACATATTTGTTGCTCCGGTCAAGGCTTCTGAAGGCCATATCTTCACAAGCCTCCTCTTAGTCGAGAGAACTTCATTTCACAGATGTTACCAAACCGAGCAGCCAAATGAACTCCCTACGAGGCTCCTCACACAGCAGGCTGATTGTGTTGCCTTTATATTTGGCATTTcttttgcattttatatttcCTCATGGAGATATCTGAAGCCTCGCATACTTCCGCAGACCTCTTGGAGATGCAGCTGCAAGGTGCCCCCCTCCACCCACCCATACATTCACTCCCTCTAGGAATGATGCTGAAATATATATTATGGTTGGTGAGAAGCAGCATCCTGAAAACTGAGAAAGTCACTATTTTGAGGGTAAGTTTGTATGTGTGCCTCTTTACTAAAGCATGTGCAATGTATGTACTATAAC from Scomber scombrus chromosome 13, fScoSco1.1, whole genome shotgun sequence encodes the following:
- the sumo3b gene encoding small ubiquitin-related modifier 3; the encoded protein is MSEEKPKEGVKTENDHINLKVAGQDGSVVQFKIKRHTPLSKLMKAYCERQGLSIRQIRFRFDGQPINETDTPAQLEMEDEDTIDVFQQQTGGAYS